One part of the Mariniflexile litorale genome encodes these proteins:
- a CDS encoding ABC transporter ATP-binding protein, translating to MTKAKENIFDFTLFKRLFQYIKPYKVIFFSLLALVVLLAILSTATPYITKYAIDNSIAVKEPKNFLFYVLIMFAVLIFQTIFQLAFIYYAAWLGQNLVMDVRVKLFNHLLSFKMKYYDNSSVGVLITRAVTDMERIADIFGQGLFTIFRDLLAMIVVFGVMVYINWRLSLIVFIMLPLLMYATRIFQKYMKVAFEDVRNEVSNLNSFVQERLTGMKILQIFTREAIDYKNFKAINERHKKGWLKTVWYNSIFFPLPDLVSSISIGLIAWYGGLNIVLKGTEVSQGDLIAFVMFIPMLFRPLRQMADNFNTLQMGMVAANRVFKILDTTSHIDDTGTHVVEHFKGNINFDKVFFNYVDDEDVLKGVSFDVKSGETVAIVGATGAGKSTIINLLNRFYEIKDGVISIDGMDIKQITLASLRTQIAVVLQDVFLFADTILNNITLNHPEITEEEVTQAAKEIGVHNFIVSLPGGYHYNVKERGVMLSSGQRQLISFLRAYVTNPSILVLDEATSSVDSHSEQLIQNATDKMTNGRTSIVIAHRLATVKKADKIIVMDAGEIVEEGTHAQLLKKENGYYKNLYEVQFLKEETI from the coding sequence ATGACCAAAGCGAAAGAAAATATTTTTGATTTCACATTATTTAAACGGCTGTTTCAATATATAAAACCTTATAAAGTCATCTTTTTTAGCTTACTAGCTTTGGTTGTTTTATTAGCCATTTTAAGTACGGCCACACCTTACATTACCAAATATGCCATCGATAATAGTATTGCGGTAAAGGAACCTAAAAACTTTTTGTTCTATGTGCTTATAATGTTTGCAGTTTTAATTTTTCAAACCATTTTCCAGCTTGCATTTATTTATTATGCGGCGTGGTTGGGACAAAATTTAGTGATGGATGTGCGTGTTAAACTGTTCAATCATTTACTGAGTTTTAAAATGAAATATTATGATAATTCTTCGGTTGGTGTTTTAATTACCCGAGCAGTGACCGATATGGAACGTATCGCTGATATATTTGGACAAGGCTTGTTCACTATTTTTAGAGATTTACTTGCTATGATAGTCGTTTTTGGTGTGATGGTTTACATTAACTGGCGCTTGAGTTTAATCGTTTTTATCATGTTACCGTTACTTATGTATGCCACTCGAATTTTTCAAAAGTATATGAAAGTTGCCTTTGAAGATGTTAGAAATGAAGTGTCTAATCTAAATTCGTTTGTACAAGAGCGTTTAACGGGTATGAAAATTTTACAGATTTTTACCCGCGAAGCTATCGACTATAAAAACTTTAAAGCCATAAACGAACGCCATAAAAAAGGTTGGTTAAAAACCGTTTGGTACAATTCTATTTTCTTTCCGTTGCCAGATTTGGTATCGTCTATAAGTATTGGTTTAATAGCTTGGTATGGTGGTTTAAATATTGTTTTAAAAGGCACCGAAGTATCTCAAGGAGATTTAATTGCCTTCGTCATGTTTATCCCCATGTTGTTTAGACCACTACGTCAAATGGCTGATAATTTTAATACACTTCAAATGGGCATGGTGGCGGCAAACCGCGTATTTAAAATTTTAGATACCACCTCGCATATTGATGATACAGGTACCCATGTGGTGGAACATTTTAAGGGCAATATCAATTTCGACAAGGTGTTTTTTAATTATGTTGACGATGAGGATGTTTTAAAAGGAGTTTCTTTTGATGTAAAATCGGGTGAAACAGTTGCTATTGTTGGAGCTACAGGTGCAGGTAAATCAACTATTATCAATTTATTAAATCGGTTTTATGAAATTAAAGATGGGGTGATATCTATTGATGGGATGGATATAAAACAGATAACTTTAGCATCGTTACGTACCCAAATAGCAGTGGTTTTACAAGATGTATTTTTGTTTGCAGATACCATTTTAAACAATATTACCTTAAACCATCCTGAGATTACAGAAGAAGAAGTAACCCAAGCAGCTAAAGAAATTGGGGTGCACAATTTTATTGTTAGTTTACCAGGTGGCTATCATTATAATGTAAAAGAGAGGGGAGTGATGTTATCTTCAGGGCAGCGGCAACTTATTTCGTTTTTAAGAGCGTATGTAACCAACCCCAGTATTTTGGTTTTGGATGAAGCAACTTCTTCAGTTGATTCCCATTCGGAACAACTCATTCAAAATGCTACTGATAAAATGACTAATGGCAGAA